The following is a genomic window from Lusitaniella coriacea LEGE 07157.
TTTATTTTTATGACCGACTCTACCCGTACCTCCGTTTCCACAGAAAACCGCGAAATAGAAGAATTACAACAGCAGTTATTAACCGCATCCGAGAAAAAACAACTGCAAGCCATCGACCGACTGAGCGGTCTTGGAGAGCCTGGATTAACTGTCCTCAAAGAATTTTTACAAGGGGGGCGCGATCGCGAACCGAACCTCGTCCTGGGCAAAACCTATCAATGCCTTTACCAAAATCCCCTCACCCAAGACTTTCTCCTCGCCCACTTCCCCCACGGCATCGTCCCCTTCAACTCCGAACTCAACATCGACTACAAACCCCTCCAACAAGCCCTCCTCACCCAAGACTTCCAAACCGCAGATCGCATAACCCTGCAAAAGCTATGCGAACTCGCCGGAGAAGCGGCAATTGAGCGCAAATGGCTCTACTTCTCCGAAGTTGACAAATTTCCCATCGCCGACTTACAAACCATCGATCGGTTGTGGTTGCTCCACTCCGAAGGCAAATTTGGCTTTTCCGTCCAGCGAGAAATTTGGCTCTCCAATAGAAAAGACTTCTCCAAAGTTTGGTCAAAAATCGGCTGGAAAGCCGAAAAAAACTGGACTCGCTACCCCAATGAATTCACCTGGGATCTCAGCGCCCCCAAAGGGCATCTTCCCCTCTCCAACCAACTCAGGGGCGTTCGAGCCTTTGCCTCCCTCCTCTCTCATCCAGCCTGGTCAACCCCTTAGAATAAGCTGCTATGCATTTAAATTGTGAATGAGACTGACACGGTGACGGGGGGACGTTTTCAGTCAACAGTTATCAGATGGGAAGACACAGAGATACGGTGAGGCAAAAAAAATACGGCGTAGGATAGTTTATGGGACGCGCTCTCCCAGGGAATCGATCCGCACCAACGCACCCTCAACTCACTTTTTATCACGCAAAATGTTGATTCCAGGAAACCCAAGGGAATGATAGAGATAACAAGCTATGACAAACGATTAAACTGACCTAAAAGCAAGTGATGACAGTAGCAGATTTGGGATTCGGGGAAATGAGTAATAAAGTCAACGCACACAACAATAATTTCTGTCGTTTGGATGGGTTAACGCCCGCGGCGCGCGATCGTTATCGATTCAAAGCGCTAGAGCATCTCGGACTACTGGGGATGGACACCATTCCCGTTTTTGACGAAGCCACGCAAACTGCCGCTCGCACGCTAACAGCGCCTATTGGCATTGTTGGTTTCACCATCAACGATCGATTTGTCCTCAAATCGACAGTGGGTTTATCCAGTATTGGCTTGATGAATGAATTAGCCGTCTCTCGAAATATTCCCTGTAGCGAAGCTTTTTCGAGTTATGTGGTTGACAGCCAACAACCCCTCGCTATTCAGGATGCTGCCCTCGATTTAGTTTTTTCCCAAAGTATTCTCTTTCAGCATTACGGCATTCGCGCTTACTTAGGCGTTCCCCTACTCACCTCAGAGGGAATTTGCGTGGGAGCCTTAGCGGTGATGGATTTAGCACCCCGCGAATTTACCTCTCAAGATATCGAACTCCTGGCCCTAACGGCGCGTTGGTGCATGAGCGAATTCGAGCGCAATCGACTTCAGCTCGAACAGCAGAACGCAGCTACACCAAAATCCACCACACTCCTCAATCGGTTATCAGATGGAACGACAGTCCAGCAATTTTCAAAAAAACCTTTATCTTCCAGTTTTTCTGCCCAAGAGAGCGATTTAGAAGCCTTGAGTGGCGCAGAAATGTTAAAGGTGAAATTGCTAACGCAGTTAACGGAAGAATTGCGCACCCCATTGACTTCAGTGATGGGGATGGCAAGAGTTTTAGAACGAGAAGTGTATGGTCCCCTAAGCGACAAACAAAAAGAATATCTAGACATCATTCACAATAGCGGTCAGCATTTGCTGTCTTTGGTGGAAGAGATTGTTAATTTGAGCGTTTTTGACAAGCAAGGGTCGAATTTGCTCCTCAGTCCGGTGGATATCGAAATGCTGGCACAGCAGGCGATCAATCACCTATTCCACGTTGCCAAGCAGCAGCGCCAACAGTTGCGCTTATCGGTGGAACCGGGACATCGCATTTGGTTCCTCGATAAGGAGAAAATTCGGCAAGCGCTCTACTATTTGGTTTTCACCGTTATCCATTCGGCAGAACCGGGGAGTGAGGTACAACTTCACATCTCTCGTAAGGAAAAAGAACTGAATATCGGGGTTTGGGTTTCTCATCCTTGGTTGGGAGATGGGTTGCCGCAGGTGGAGATGTATGCGCCTGCTTTGAGCCTCGATCTCGCACCGGATTGGGATGTTTCAGAAGAAACCAGCACGCCTGAAACCCTGAAACCGCTTTTGAGCAATCAAATTCTGGCGGATCCTTCTTTGTCGGTATTGGAGAAAGTCGAGCAACTCAAGCAGAAGACGGAGAATGAAAGCTATCGGGAATTGCTGGGATTGGTTCTCAGTTGCCATTTGGCGGAGATGCACGGCGGACAAATCGTGATTCAAGGTTCTTTGCAATCCGGGTATCGCTATGTCCTAAAGCTGCCAAAAATTGAGGGCAATGAGGGATAATAGTCCAATTACCAATGACCAATTATCAATAACCAATTGGGGAAAGGTTAAAGGGTAAAGGAGACGGAGCGATAACTGATGACTGAAATAACTTCTACTTGGCAGACATTTACCCTTGCAAATTTACCTCGGTATCAATGGCGCGGGGGGAGTTGGGTTTTCCGGCTGCTGGCGTTTGTCAGTGGTTGGCGCGAGGGGAGTTGGATTATCTCTCAATGGGGAGAAACGCTAGGCGCGTTGCTCATTGCTGTGGTGCTTGCCTTGGGACCTTTTGTCTCGACGACTTTGATTGGCGCGTTGTTGGCGGCGATTGGCGGATATTGGATGCTGGTAACTTTGGCGGATGAGAGGGGAGGAAGTTGGGGAGCGACTCCTATTCATTATGTCTTGCTTCTGTACGTGGGGATTGTGGCGCTGGCAACAGCGTTTTCTCCGGTGAAGATGGCGGCGCTATCGGGACTGATTAAGCTGGTATTGTATTTATTTTTCTTGGTTTTGGCGGCTCGCGTGCTGAGATCGTCGCGTTTGCGGAGTTGGGCGATCGCGGTTTTTCTTTTGACGGCTTTAGTGGTGAGCGTTTATGGCATTCGTCAGGAGTTGCACGGTGTCGAACAGCTTGCGACTTGGAATGACCCCACATCGGAGTTAGCAGGGGCAACGCGGGTTTATAGTTATTTGGGCAATCCTAATTTATTGGCGGGGTATTTACTCAGCGCGATCGCGTTTAGTTTTGCGGCGTTTTGGGTTTGGCGGGGATGGGTGCCGAAAATTCTGGCGGGAACGATGACTTTGGCGCATTTAGCCTGTCTCTACTATACGGGCAGTCGAGGCGGCTGGTTGGCGGCGATCGCGATGGGTTTTACATTTTCCCTCCTGCTCTACTTTTGGTGGCGAGAGAAATTACCTCGTTTTTGGCAAGTTTGGCTCTTACCCATTGTATTTGGGGGATTTACTTTATTTTTAGCCGTCGCTGTTGCCTCGGTGGAACCCCTGCGACTGCGCGTGCAAAGTATGTTTGCCGGACGGGATGATAGTAGTATTAACTTCCGTTTGAAGGTGTTTGAAGCGGTATTTGAGATGATCCGCGATCGCCCTCTGTTGGGCATTGGGGCTGGAAATAGCGCGTTTAATCAAGTTTATCCCTTCTATATGCGCCCCGGCTATACGGCGCTGAGTGCCTATTCGATCTTCCTCGAAACGATTGTTGAGACGGGGTTTATCGGCTTAACTGTTTTCCTCTGGTTGATTGTTGTCACGTTCAATTGGGGAATTCGACCCCTGAAGCAGTTGCGAGATTCGGAGAATTTGCAAGGATTTTGGTTGATGGCATCGATTGCCGCGATCGCGGGATTGCTCGTTCACGGTGCAGTTGATACAGTGTGGTATCGTCCGCCAATTCAGTGTTTGTGGTGGTTTGTTGTTGCGATTGTTGCCAGTTTCCCCCTCAGTAAAATTGAGACGAATTCTTGAGAGGATAGAGATGATGATTCTACGATGCGGAGATACGGAGATACATTGAATTTTTATGATGGGCAATTTGAAGGATTTGATATCAACAGTGTATGGCAAACGCTCAGGAGTTTCCTCTCGTCCTTCCCATCAAGGTTTCACTCTCATTGAACTGATTGTTGTCGTTACGATAATTGGTATTTTAGCTGCGATTCTCGTTCCGGGTTGGTTGAGACTAATTGCCCTCTACAAACTCAACTTTGCCCAAAATAGAGTCTACAGCGCAGTTCGAGAAACCCAACAACAGGCGAAAACCAATAACCTTCCGTGGCAAGTCAGCTTCCGAGAACACCAAGGACGCTCGCAGTTTGCCATTCACCGCGCCGATTCCATTGCATTTGTTCCCAATGCAGTCCTGAAAAACGAGTCCTATTGGAAAGATTTACCCGACGGGGTTTCCATCGATACCGAAAGAAACGATCGCGGAAAATTTGAAACCAGTTTAGTCAAACAGAGCGAGACAGGACCCTGGCGCATCCAATTTAACTATTTTGGCTGTCCCGTTGGCAAACCGCAGCACAACTGCGGATACACCTCGCCACAAGCCTTGGGACGCATTACCCTACAAGTGAAACATGGCGGAAAATTGAGGCGTTGCACGATCGTCTCCACTGTCATGGGAGCAGTGCGAAATGGGAAAAATCATCCCAAAGTAGATGGTACGAAAAAGTATTGCCATTGAAAAGCGTCGCGCCAGATTCCAATGCAACCCATTAATTACCCAGAAGCCCTGTAATATAAAATCCGTTTGAATCGCCTTAGTTAGGGCTGACACGGGGACACGGGGAAGGGGAGAGGTCGGCTTGCGACCTAGTGGTGAATTTTTATAGTGGGCAAATTGAAGGATTTGATATATAGCAATTCTCACTCTGGTGAGGTACAAAGCTTGAAGCTTGAGGGAACAGGGAACAGGGAACAGGGAACAGGGAACAGGGAACAGATGAATGTACCTCATGAGTCCGAGAAACGCTATAACACTCTTTAATCACTCTCGGAAAATTTGACGAAATTGCGTCGATACAGCCAACGAGAAAACGTTTTAGGCGTAAATCGGCAGATGTTCGTCTCCTAATCGACAACCCCCCCAACCTTTGCCAATCCTAGATTATGGCGTGATTTTCGCCACTTTTTTGTCCGGAGGCAACCGCTAACTCCAGAAAAAAGGATCAGTAGAGATCGCAAGGAGTTACTTGTTGGATGTCGATCCTAAAACTGTCTGTCCTTTTCACTGCGGTTAGTGCGACGATAACTTTCCCCTCAATGGGGTGGGTTGCCTTTGAA
Proteins encoded in this region:
- a CDS encoding GUN4 domain-containing protein gives rise to the protein MTDSTRTSVSTENREIEELQQQLLTASEKKQLQAIDRLSGLGEPGLTVLKEFLQGGRDREPNLVLGKTYQCLYQNPLTQDFLLAHFPHGIVPFNSELNIDYKPLQQALLTQDFQTADRITLQKLCELAGEAAIERKWLYFSEVDKFPIADLQTIDRLWLLHSEGKFGFSVQREIWLSNRKDFSKVWSKIGWKAEKNWTRYPNEFTWDLSAPKGHLPLSNQLRGVRAFASLLSHPAWSTP
- a CDS encoding GAF domain-containing sensor histidine kinase, which codes for MTVADLGFGEMSNKVNAHNNNFCRLDGLTPAARDRYRFKALEHLGLLGMDTIPVFDEATQTAARTLTAPIGIVGFTINDRFVLKSTVGLSSIGLMNELAVSRNIPCSEAFSSYVVDSQQPLAIQDAALDLVFSQSILFQHYGIRAYLGVPLLTSEGICVGALAVMDLAPREFTSQDIELLALTARWCMSEFERNRLQLEQQNAATPKSTTLLNRLSDGTTVQQFSKKPLSSSFSAQESDLEALSGAEMLKVKLLTQLTEELRTPLTSVMGMARVLEREVYGPLSDKQKEYLDIIHNSGQHLLSLVEEIVNLSVFDKQGSNLLLSPVDIEMLAQQAINHLFHVAKQQRQQLRLSVEPGHRIWFLDKEKIRQALYYLVFTVIHSAEPGSEVQLHISRKEKELNIGVWVSHPWLGDGLPQVEMYAPALSLDLAPDWDVSEETSTPETLKPLLSNQILADPSLSVLEKVEQLKQKTENESYRELLGLVLSCHLAEMHGGQIVIQGSLQSGYRYVLKLPKIEGNEG
- a CDS encoding IctB family putative bicarbonate transporter → MTSTWQTFTLANLPRYQWRGGSWVFRLLAFVSGWREGSWIISQWGETLGALLIAVVLALGPFVSTTLIGALLAAIGGYWMLVTLADERGGSWGATPIHYVLLLYVGIVALATAFSPVKMAALSGLIKLVLYLFFLVLAARVLRSSRLRSWAIAVFLLTALVVSVYGIRQELHGVEQLATWNDPTSELAGATRVYSYLGNPNLLAGYLLSAIAFSFAAFWVWRGWVPKILAGTMTLAHLACLYYTGSRGGWLAAIAMGFTFSLLLYFWWREKLPRFWQVWLLPIVFGGFTLFLAVAVASVEPLRLRVQSMFAGRDDSSINFRLKVFEAVFEMIRDRPLLGIGAGNSAFNQVYPFYMRPGYTALSAYSIFLETIVETGFIGLTVFLWLIVVTFNWGIRPLKQLRDSENLQGFWLMASIAAIAGLLVHGAVDTVWYRPPIQCLWWFVVAIVASFPLSKIETNS
- a CDS encoding pilus assembly FimT family protein, with amino-acid sequence MMGNLKDLISTVYGKRSGVSSRPSHQGFTLIELIVVVTIIGILAAILVPGWLRLIALYKLNFAQNRVYSAVRETQQQAKTNNLPWQVSFREHQGRSQFAIHRADSIAFVPNAVLKNESYWKDLPDGVSIDTERNDRGKFETSLVKQSETGPWRIQFNYFGCPVGKPQHNCGYTSPQALGRITLQVKHGGKLRRCTIVSTVMGAVRNGKNHPKVDGTKKYCH